One genomic segment of Arthrobacter sp. Marseille-P9274 includes these proteins:
- a CDS encoding DEAD/DEAH box helicase — translation MSLNTENLAADEGQLLHADNSTEEIAVEATLASDERPHELPQQTFADFNVRADIVRSLFDAGITHPFPIQAMTLPVALGGHDIIGQAKTGTGKTLGFGIPALQRVIGRDDDGYDKLPVPGAPQALVVVPTRELAVQVARDLETASRHRNARIAVIYGGRAYEPQIETLTQGVEVVVGTPGRLIDLHRQRHLSLKNVRIVVLDEADEMLDLGFLPDVETLLGATPAVRQTMLFSATMPGPVVAMARRYMTQPTHIRAADPDDEGITKKDIRQVIYRAHSLDKTEVVARILQSNGRGRTIIFTKTKRTAAKVSEELVDRGFAAAAIHGDLGQGAREQALRAFRSDKVDVLVATDVAARGIDVDDVTHVINYQCPEDEKTYLHRVGRTGRAGNKGTAITFVDWDDVPRWGLINKALGLDVPEPVETYSSSPHLFTDLDIPEGTKGRLPRNQRKLAGVNAEALEDLGETGKKHTRGGGRGGDRSHGGDRGRAGERGGSRRGQGGRSEETRAEGAGSGSGRTRRRRSSSASGEQPAAAATETQGVETGQPAGEGSSPRRRRTRTRRRNGEVVQSTGQPAAE, via the coding sequence ATGTCATTGAACACTGAGAACCTCGCCGCGGACGAGGGGCAACTGCTCCACGCGGACAACAGCACCGAAGAGATCGCCGTCGAGGCGACGCTGGCTTCGGACGAGCGGCCCCACGAACTGCCGCAGCAGACCTTTGCGGACTTCAATGTCCGTGCCGACATTGTCCGCTCCCTTTTCGATGCCGGAATCACCCACCCCTTCCCGATCCAGGCCATGACCCTGCCGGTCGCCCTGGGCGGCCACGACATCATCGGCCAGGCCAAGACCGGCACCGGCAAGACGCTGGGCTTCGGCATCCCCGCGCTCCAGCGGGTTATCGGACGCGACGACGACGGCTACGACAAGCTGCCGGTGCCGGGCGCACCGCAGGCCCTCGTCGTGGTGCCGACCCGCGAGCTCGCCGTACAGGTGGCCCGCGACCTCGAAACCGCCTCCCGGCATCGCAATGCCCGGATTGCCGTCATCTACGGCGGGCGTGCCTACGAGCCGCAGATCGAGACGCTGACCCAGGGCGTCGAGGTGGTTGTCGGCACCCCCGGCCGCCTGATCGACCTGCACCGGCAGCGCCACCTGAGCCTGAAGAACGTCCGCATCGTGGTCCTGGACGAGGCCGACGAAATGCTGGACCTGGGCTTCCTGCCCGACGTGGAAACCCTGCTCGGCGCGACCCCCGCCGTCCGCCAGACCATGCTCTTCTCCGCGACGATGCCTGGCCCCGTGGTGGCCATGGCCCGCCGGTACATGACGCAACCGACGCACATCCGCGCTGCGGACCCGGATGACGAGGGCATCACCAAGAAGGACATTCGCCAGGTCATCTACCGGGCCCACAGCCTGGACAAGACCGAGGTCGTGGCCCGCATCCTGCAGTCCAACGGGCGCGGCCGCACGATCATCTTCACCAAGACCAAGCGCACCGCCGCCAAGGTGTCCGAGGAACTGGTCGACCGCGGCTTCGCTGCGGCGGCCATCCACGGCGATCTGGGCCAGGGCGCCCGCGAACAGGCGCTGCGCGCCTTCCGCAGCGACAAGGTGGACGTCCTGGTGGCCACGGACGTCGCCGCGCGCGGGATCGACGTCGACGACGTCACCCACGTCATCAACTACCAGTGCCCCGAGGACGAGAAGACCTACCTGCACCGCGTGGGCCGCACCGGCCGCGCGGGCAACAAGGGAACCGCCATCACGTTCGTCGACTGGGACGACGTGCCGCGCTGGGGCCTGATCAACAAAGCCCTCGGCCTGGATGTTCCGGAGCCGGTAGAAACCTACTCCTCTTCCCCGCACTTGTTTACGGACCTGGATATTCCCGAGGGCACCAAGGGCCGTCTCCCGCGCAACCAGCGCAAGCTGGCCGGCGTCAACGCCGAGGCGCTCGAAGACCTCGGCGAGACCGGCAAGAAGCACACCCGTGGCGGCGGCCGCGGGGGCGACCGCAGCCACGGCGGAGATCGCGGCCGCGCTGGTGAGCGCGGCGGCAGCCGGCGCGGCCAGGGCGGACGCAGCGAGGAAACCCGCGCGGAAGGCGCGGGCTCCGGCTCGGGCCGCACCCGCCGTCGTCGTTCTTCCTCCGCCTCCGGTGAGCAGCCCGCGGCCGCGGCAACGGAAACGCAGGGCGTGGAAACCGGTCAGCCGGCGGGCGAGGGCAGCAGCCCCCGGCGCCGCAGGACCCGCACCCGCCGCCGCAACGGCGAGGTTGTGCAGTCCACCGGCCAGCCGGCCGCCGAATAG
- a CDS encoding site-specific DNA-methyltransferase — protein MTTAFAAPEDPVWTPGGGNLVVQADNAEFLPSLPDAAFTMIYVDPPFNTGRVQRRQQTSMVRSADGAGDRVGFKGRSYQTIKGMLTSYDDAFEDYWSFLEPRLAEAWRLLAEDGTLYLHLDYREVHYAKVLLDALFGRECFLNEIIWAYDYGGRAKNRWPAKHDNILVYVKNPKRYYFDSAEVDREPYMAPGLVTAEKAARGKLPTDVWWHTIVSPTGKEKTGYPTQKPEGLLRRMIAASSRPGDWVLDFFAGSGTLGAVAAGAGRRFVCVDENPQAIDVMARRLGQAAQVVRCGDGTDVAAADAAAGG, from the coding sequence GTGACAACGGCCTTTGCCGCGCCGGAGGACCCGGTGTGGACGCCCGGCGGCGGGAATCTGGTGGTGCAGGCGGACAACGCCGAGTTCCTGCCGTCCCTCCCCGATGCTGCCTTCACCATGATCTACGTGGACCCGCCCTTCAACACCGGGCGGGTCCAGCGGAGACAGCAGACCTCGATGGTCCGCAGCGCCGACGGCGCGGGTGACCGTGTGGGGTTCAAGGGTCGTTCATACCAGACCATCAAGGGCATGCTGACCAGCTATGACGACGCCTTCGAGGACTACTGGTCCTTCCTCGAGCCGAGGCTGGCAGAGGCATGGCGGCTGCTCGCCGAGGACGGCACGCTCTACCTCCACCTGGACTACCGGGAAGTCCACTACGCCAAGGTGCTGCTCGACGCGCTGTTCGGCCGGGAATGCTTCCTGAACGAGATCATCTGGGCGTACGACTACGGTGGACGGGCCAAGAACCGCTGGCCGGCCAAGCATGACAACATCCTGGTCTACGTCAAGAACCCGAAGCGGTACTACTTCGACAGCGCCGAAGTCGACCGCGAACCCTACATGGCCCCGGGCCTGGTGACCGCCGAAAAGGCCGCGCGCGGCAAGCTGCCGACGGACGTCTGGTGGCACACCATCGTCTCCCCCACCGGCAAGGAAAAGACCGGATATCCGACGCAGAAACCCGAGGGACTGCTGCGGCGCATGATTGCCGCCAGCAGCCGCCCGGGCGACTGGGTGCTGGATTTCTTCGCGGGCTCGGGGACCCTCGGCGCCGTCGCGGCCGGCGCCGGCCGGCGCTTCGTCTGCGTCGACGAGAACCCGCAGGCCATCGACGTCATGGCCCGCCGGCTCGGACAGGCGGCACAGGTGGTGCGCTGCGGGGACGGGACTGACGTCGCGGCGGCCGATGCAGCGGCCGGCGGCTGA
- a CDS encoding putative transporter small subunit: MATFFLTLYVLIWPLIVAATLVVICKGFFKDWREARQEGRTLI; encoded by the coding sequence ATGGCTACGTTCTTCCTGACCCTGTACGTACTGATCTGGCCCCTGATCGTGGCGGCCACCCTTGTTGTCATCTGCAAGGGCTTCTTCAAAGACTGGCGGGAGGCCCGCCAGGAGGGCAGGACGCTCATCTAG